The genomic stretch TATTTATCACTGCGATAATCAGTTTGGTAGAAGCCGTGACCTTTGAAAATAAATCCGACTCCACCAGTAATCACCCGCTCAGTTAGTCCATCACACTCAGGGCAGAAAGTTATCGGGGGGGCTGTTATGCTCTGGAATTCTTCAAAATCATAGCCGCACTTGGTGCACCGATATTCGTATGTTGGCATTCTGTCGTCGCCTTATATTCTGATATTGAAAGCAGTAAGAAACCGGGGAACCGGTTTTCTTCTGCTCAACAATCTCAATCAAATCCGAAGTTGCTGACTCTGCTATTTTTGTAGCCCAGTCTTATCCGGTCCTGCCTGAACTACGTCAGGAGTACAGCCGGAAGCGAATTTCTTGAAGTTTTCAATAAACAAAGCCGCCAACTGCTGATACTTCTCGCGGTAGGCGTTGGGGTCTTCCCATGTCTCAATGGGATTGAGTACTTTGTCGGGTACGTTTTCGCAATGTCGTGGTACCCTGAATCCAAAGACCGGATCGGTACGGAAGTCTGAGTCC from Candidatus Zixiibacteriota bacterium encodes the following:
- a CDS encoding zinc ribbon domain-containing protein gives rise to the protein MPTYEYRCTKCGYDFEEFQSITAPPITFCPECDGLTERVITGGVGFIFKGHGFYQTDYRSDKYKSDARKDTTTATTSSSTSSSDKTKKKTDTKKKD